In a single window of the Hoyosella subflava DQS3-9A1 genome:
- a CDS encoding NAD-glutamate dehydrogenase domain-containing protein has translation MTQTLNQAAPTFSFTSPTRDEAPVAFLSWPDSAPLLADLVATFADLGLRVASHESVGGGHRFTFCPPDFAWKEGTAAMLSAALLAAANDEFEIDPYARLICTAHIDWQCVALVRAACRYLRQAGLKLAEKNTVEILVRHPDFVRSWIGLFHARFEPESGRDARVLSEIVTASIATTSTLDEDRLLRALHSFLDATLRTNWFQVPQPQTLAFKVDPSLLTVKTAVTPFREVFVHGPRVEGSHVRGGLIARGGLRWSDRKDDFRTEVLGLLKTQVVKNSLIVPNGAKGAFVVRGETTPHGVRAAYSDFIGALLDVTDNIIDQKVVTPANTRTYDGSDPYLVVAADKGTATFSDLANSIATSRGFWLGDAFASGGSVGYDHKAMGITARGAWCSVRRHLAELGIDVDTDPFTVAGIGDMSGDVFGNGMLLSRHIRLIGAFDHRHIFLDPDPDPEASFEERQRLATLPRSSWDDYRRSAISDGGGVWSRSAKTIRLTPEVRSRLGVTAQQLSPDELIKALLTAHVDVLWNGGIGTYVKASTEGHSVAADPVNDSVRVNAHELACRAVGEGGNLGFTQRGRVEYALRGGKINADFIDNAAGVATSDREVNIKIALDAVVTAGSMTTVERNSVLAAAADDVAAAVLADSDRQTLALSLAEAHSRFLVSRHERLIENLEVSAGITRDGEGLPSDAELRARHVAGTGLVRPEIAVLLAQSKNLVRQELADSSVLDNPIFAHTVTDYFPPLIRKAAAGYLHTHQLAREIKSVVVAGEIINRVGPGLVRRLEEQFGVTTPQIAVAYWVVRDVFSIDSVWQSLDTLDMAPHTRMALLTSVQELIETATAWMLQHAPKMPARDLITQYKPHIEALKAKLPQLRGLLDPDLATLRLLAHGFALSDTARATGRPIGAVAQTYTEVGRAVGLDWLAQDVAQNTPAEADHWDALANTILVAELNHQWHQLVRRLLLTSSDLEAPAHDLVTRWIAQTTQTGRLSTLIGELKASGHVTPARLCVVTAAFKAFGACEAFHES, from the coding sequence ATGACTCAGACACTGAACCAGGCAGCACCCACTTTCAGCTTCACCAGCCCCACCCGAGACGAGGCTCCTGTCGCGTTCCTCTCGTGGCCTGACAGCGCCCCGCTCCTGGCAGATCTCGTTGCCACGTTCGCGGACCTTGGACTGCGGGTCGCCTCGCACGAATCCGTCGGCGGAGGACATCGATTCACCTTCTGTCCCCCTGATTTCGCGTGGAAGGAGGGCACCGCGGCCATGCTGTCGGCCGCCCTCCTTGCCGCAGCCAATGATGAGTTCGAGATCGACCCTTACGCACGGTTGATCTGCACAGCTCATATCGACTGGCAATGTGTTGCGCTGGTTCGTGCAGCCTGCCGGTATCTGCGCCAGGCGGGACTCAAGCTAGCCGAGAAGAATACGGTCGAGATCCTTGTGCGGCATCCGGATTTCGTGCGCTCCTGGATCGGTTTGTTCCATGCCCGCTTCGAACCTGAGTCCGGCCGCGACGCACGCGTGCTCAGCGAAATTGTCACCGCGAGCATTGCGACGACCTCAACCCTGGACGAGGATCGGCTGCTTCGCGCATTGCATTCATTCCTGGATGCGACGTTGCGGACGAACTGGTTCCAAGTACCCCAGCCGCAAACACTCGCTTTTAAGGTCGACCCGTCCCTGCTGACGGTAAAGACAGCGGTGACACCGTTCCGGGAGGTCTTCGTTCACGGGCCACGAGTCGAAGGCAGCCATGTGCGCGGTGGCCTGATTGCCCGCGGTGGGTTGCGCTGGTCGGATCGCAAAGATGACTTCCGCACCGAGGTTCTTGGCCTGCTCAAAACCCAGGTTGTGAAGAACTCACTCATCGTTCCGAACGGCGCGAAAGGTGCATTCGTCGTGCGGGGCGAGACGACACCGCACGGGGTGCGTGCGGCCTATAGCGATTTCATTGGCGCGCTGCTCGACGTTACTGACAACATCATCGACCAGAAAGTCGTCACACCGGCGAATACGAGAACCTATGACGGGTCCGACCCGTATCTCGTGGTGGCGGCGGACAAGGGCACTGCGACTTTCTCCGACTTGGCAAACAGCATCGCGACCTCACGTGGCTTCTGGCTGGGGGACGCGTTCGCTTCGGGCGGCTCTGTGGGGTACGACCACAAAGCCATGGGCATCACGGCCCGCGGAGCCTGGTGCTCGGTCCGGCGCCACCTCGCTGAACTCGGAATCGACGTCGACACCGATCCGTTCACTGTGGCCGGCATCGGTGACATGTCCGGTGATGTTTTCGGCAACGGCATGCTGCTCTCGCGGCACATCAGATTGATCGGAGCCTTCGATCACCGACACATCTTCCTTGATCCGGATCCTGACCCCGAGGCATCCTTCGAGGAGCGTCAGCGACTTGCGACTCTCCCCCGCAGTAGCTGGGACGATTACCGCCGCTCCGCGATCTCCGACGGTGGAGGCGTGTGGTCGCGTTCAGCGAAAACGATCCGGCTCACCCCAGAAGTACGGTCGCGGCTGGGCGTGACGGCCCAGCAACTCTCCCCCGATGAGTTGATCAAAGCTCTCCTCACCGCGCATGTCGACGTGCTGTGGAATGGCGGTATCGGCACCTACGTCAAGGCAAGCACAGAGGGGCACAGCGTCGCAGCTGACCCCGTCAACGACAGCGTCCGCGTCAACGCGCACGAACTTGCGTGCCGCGCCGTCGGTGAAGGCGGAAACCTCGGCTTTACGCAGCGCGGGCGAGTCGAATACGCGCTGCGCGGCGGAAAGATCAACGCCGACTTCATCGACAACGCCGCAGGTGTCGCGACATCGGACCGCGAAGTCAACATCAAGATTGCGCTCGACGCGGTCGTAACGGCGGGGTCGATGACTACCGTCGAGAGGAACAGCGTGCTGGCGGCCGCTGCCGACGACGTCGCGGCCGCCGTTCTGGCGGACTCCGACAGGCAGACACTCGCCCTCAGCCTGGCAGAAGCACATTCACGGTTCCTGGTCAGCAGACATGAACGACTGATCGAGAACCTCGAAGTATCAGCGGGGATCACCCGGGACGGCGAAGGACTGCCGTCCGACGCGGAACTCCGGGCACGTCACGTGGCGGGCACAGGCCTGGTACGGCCAGAGATCGCGGTTCTCCTCGCGCAATCCAAAAACCTCGTGCGCCAGGAGCTCGCGGACTCGTCTGTCCTCGACAATCCTATCTTCGCGCACACGGTCACTGACTACTTCCCGCCGCTGATACGTAAGGCAGCGGCCGGATACCTGCACACCCATCAGCTGGCTCGCGAGATCAAGTCAGTTGTGGTCGCGGGTGAGATCATCAACCGCGTCGGTCCTGGCCTCGTCCGCCGCCTCGAGGAACAGTTCGGTGTGACAACTCCCCAGATCGCAGTGGCCTATTGGGTGGTCCGGGACGTCTTCAGCATCGATTCTGTGTGGCAAAGTCTGGATACGCTCGACATGGCGCCGCACACGCGCATGGCGCTTCTCACCAGCGTTCAGGAACTGATCGAAACCGCTACGGCGTGGATGTTGCAACACGCACCGAAGATGCCCGCTCGTGATCTGATCACTCAGTACAAGCCTCACATTGAAGCGCTGAAAGCAAAGTTACCTCAGCTTCGTGGACTCTTGGATCCTGACCTGGCGACGCTGCGTCTGCTCGCACATGGCTTCGCGTTGTCGGACACAGCACGGGCTACGGGCCGCCCAATTGGTGCTGTCGCGCAAACGTACACCGAAGTGGGACGGGCTGTCGGGCTCGACTGGCTGGCGCAAGATGTCGCGCAAAACACGCCCGCTGAGGCCGACCATTGGGATGCGCTCGCGAACACCATCCTGGTTGCCGAACTGAATCACCAATGGCACCAGCTTGTTCGGCGGTTGCTTCTGACGTCCTCAGACCTCGAGGCACCCGCGCACGACCTTGTGACCCGGTGGATTGCACAGACAACACAGACCGGACGCCTCAGCACGCTCATCGGCGAACTGAAAGCGAGCGGCCACGTGACCCCAGCACGATTGTGCGTGGTCACTGCGGCGTTCAAGGCGTTCGGGGCCTGTGAGGCATTCCACGAGTCATGA
- a CDS encoding PucR family transcriptional regulator, producing the protein MGVPVKWVLAQPDLALELKGGGAGLTRTITLVLTTELEDPFRWLSGGELILTTGITMPLSTADRAHYIRRLVECDVAALGFGTGLSHPTVPADLIVAANEAGLPLLEVPLPTPFAAIHKKVMTRLAEQQYEAVLRASRAQPRMTRAVIQGGTTATLRELGSAIRATVLLVDKAGRVTDTQPAPVDRGAVEQVRALIDAGTATSRVSVLPDGSSVAVQTIAVGQVIHGYLAVLSPAPLGSAEQLLLGHANSLLALDFEKPVRLRATQNKLNSAALGQVLADAADRAAAWAQVRTAADDHGLIRVLTLVSGDPDVLERATRAAEEQLHDAGRPSFTYRHNGELTVLLNGSDDAAFAHSLLKGLRSDELKSVRAGLSSALAVDQVRNAAGNAALAASAAEYGGTPLEFARLAGHALLAFPEARQVLAALADTLITPLAEYDKQNSTELLPSLRAFLEANGHWESAAAVLGVHRHTLRNRIARAEAILNCDLSVARVRAELLLGLIVQQS; encoded by the coding sequence ATGGGCGTACCAGTGAAATGGGTGCTAGCGCAGCCGGATCTTGCGCTTGAGCTCAAAGGCGGGGGAGCCGGCCTGACAAGGACGATCACCCTCGTGCTGACAACCGAACTCGAAGATCCATTCCGCTGGCTGTCGGGCGGAGAACTCATCCTCACAACGGGGATAACAATGCCACTGAGCACTGCCGACCGGGCTCACTACATTCGTAGGCTCGTTGAATGTGACGTTGCGGCATTGGGTTTCGGCACCGGGCTATCGCACCCCACGGTCCCCGCAGATCTGATCGTCGCCGCGAATGAAGCGGGTCTTCCGCTGCTCGAAGTGCCCCTTCCGACGCCCTTCGCCGCGATCCACAAAAAGGTGATGACACGGCTCGCCGAGCAGCAGTACGAAGCGGTCCTCCGTGCGTCCCGCGCGCAGCCACGAATGACGCGCGCTGTCATCCAGGGCGGGACGACGGCAACGCTACGGGAACTAGGTTCGGCGATCCGGGCGACGGTACTTCTCGTGGATAAGGCTGGCCGGGTGACTGACACGCAGCCGGCACCGGTCGATCGTGGCGCGGTGGAACAGGTGAGAGCGCTGATCGACGCCGGTACAGCTACCAGCCGCGTGTCCGTGCTCCCTGATGGTTCGTCTGTAGCAGTACAGACCATCGCGGTAGGCCAGGTGATTCATGGCTACCTAGCAGTGCTCAGTCCAGCGCCCCTGGGCAGCGCTGAACAGCTGCTTCTCGGCCACGCCAACTCGCTCTTGGCGCTGGATTTCGAGAAGCCAGTCCGCCTGCGCGCCACACAGAACAAACTGAACAGCGCAGCGCTCGGACAGGTGCTAGCCGACGCGGCCGACAGGGCCGCCGCATGGGCTCAGGTCCGCACCGCAGCCGATGACCATGGCCTTATCCGTGTCCTCACCCTCGTTTCGGGCGATCCAGATGTTCTCGAACGCGCAACGCGGGCAGCCGAAGAACAACTCCACGACGCAGGCCGGCCGTCGTTCACCTACCGGCACAATGGTGAGCTGACTGTGCTGCTGAACGGTTCAGACGACGCTGCGTTCGCGCATTCCCTCCTCAAAGGACTGCGGTCGGATGAGCTCAAATCAGTTCGTGCAGGGCTGAGTTCCGCGCTCGCAGTGGATCAGGTACGAAATGCGGCAGGTAACGCGGCGCTCGCGGCTTCGGCCGCTGAATACGGCGGCACGCCGCTGGAGTTCGCGCGCCTTGCCGGTCACGCGCTTCTCGCGTTCCCGGAGGCCCGTCAGGTCCTCGCCGCGCTCGCGGACACTCTCATCACTCCGCTTGCCGAGTACGACAAGCAGAACAGCACCGAACTCCTGCCATCGCTGCGGGCATTTCTCGAAGCGAACGGTCATTGGGAATCCGCGGCCGCGGTGCTGGGCGTCCATCGGCACACCTTGCGCAACCGTATCGCGCGTGCCGAGGCGATACTGAACTGCGACCTGAGTGTGGCAAGGGTTCGCGCGGAACTCTTGCTCGGGCTGATCGTCCAGCAGTCATGA